ATCCCGAACTTTTGCAGGATGGCGATCCCGGCATCGACTGTTTGGGAGACGTATACCGCGAAGAGCGCACTCTGTGTGTGCGAAGGAGGGAGGGTAGGCTGGTCATCGATTTTCACAAAGATCGGAACATCAACCCAGAGACGGAGCGTCCGCTCTACGCCCTCCTGCCGCCAATCTAGGTGTCATCTTTCAAAGGCCCCCACTCCGGGGGTCTTTTTTCATAGTCAAATCTGTCGTTTTACGCTATGGTAGGGCAAGCATGAATCGCCTTGACCCAGAAGCGCTAAAACTTCGCCTCAAGCAGGCAGGGGTTTGGTCCAAGAAGTCGTTTGGGCAACACTTTCTCATCGACGAGAAGGCGCTTTTGGCGATGGTGGAAACTCCCAATATCCAACCTGGTGAACGGGTGTTTGAAATTGGGCCTGGGCCAGGTGTCCTGACGGAAAAATTACTGGAAGCCGGTGCAGCGGTGACGGCCTTTGAAGCTGACCCTGACATGGTGAAAATTCTCTTAGAAGATTTTCCCATGCTCAACCTGGTGCAGGGGAATGCGTTAACCACCATTCCACGCCTCGCTACGGAGCACTACAAGGTAGTGGCCAACATCCCGTACCAGATTACCACGCCACTCATTGCCCTCTTTTTAGAGGGTGGAGTTCCACGGTTGCCAGAAAGCATTACCATCCTTGTTCAGAAAGAAGTGGGCGAGCGCCTGGCAGCCCCTGCCCGTACGGGTGAGCGTGGCTTTCTCTCGGTGCTTGTCCAATACTATGCCGATGTTTCTATTGCAGCCCAGGTGCCAAACAGCTCGTTCTGGCCTGCACCTGAGGTGGATTCTGTGGTGTTGCATATGGTGGTTAAGCCAGTGCGCCCACTTTCTGCCGACCAGGAAAAGGACTTTTTCCGCTACGTTAAGCGTGCTTTCTTGGGTCGGCGCAAACAGCTTAAGAACGTTATGGGTGGTATGCGTGGGGTTTCCCACGCGGAAATTGCCGAGCAGTTTAAAGCACTTGGCCTTTCCGAGAATGTCCGCGCGCAAGAGTTAACCGAGGAAGAGTGGCTCAAACTCTATAACGCCCATGTCTAAGTTGCACATCGTCTCGACGCCAATCGGTAATATGGGCGATATTACCCTGAGGGCGCTAGAAACTTTGAAAGAGGTGGAATTTGTGTACGCAGAAGACACCCGGGTGACTCGCAAAGTACTGAGCCGGTACGACATCCAT
The DNA window shown above is from Verrucomicrobiia bacterium and carries:
- the rsmA gene encoding 16S rRNA (adenine(1518)-N(6)/adenine(1519)-N(6))-dimethyltransferase RsmA → MNRLDPEALKLRLKQAGVWSKKSFGQHFLIDEKALLAMVETPNIQPGERVFEIGPGPGVLTEKLLEAGAAVTAFEADPDMVKILLEDFPMLNLVQGNALTTIPRLATEHYKVVANIPYQITTPLIALFLEGGVPRLPESITILVQKEVGERLAAPARTGERGFLSVLVQYYADVSIAAQVPNSSFWPAPEVDSVVLHMVVKPVRPLSADQEKDFFRYVKRAFLGRRKQLKNVMGGMRGVSHAEIAEQFKALGLSENVRAQELTEEEWLKLYNAHV